The Prosthecomicrobium sp. N25 genome contains a region encoding:
- a CDS encoding branched-chain amino acid ABC transporter ATP-binding protein/permease produces the protein MRPPPLALFVAALSVFLLTAPPFWQTLAGNVGLAALVAMGLVLLTGVGGMTSFGQAAFMGFGAYTTAILTTRYGLSPWATLPLSLAVTGVAALVLGGLTVRLAGHYLPLGTLAWGLALYYLFGKIDLLGRHDGIVGIPPLSLGSLSLTDPAATGAVTWTAVLLAAVATTNLLDSRVGRAIRALRGGDMAQSFGVHRPRTKLLVFVYAAMLAGLAGWLYAHVQRTVNPTPFGALASMEYLFMAVVGGAGRVWGAVVGAAAVLILKDALQRVTPALFGRDLQLEAVVFGVVVVGMLQVARDGIWPRLAALWPSPPPPPVRPADLAPVRRPAPNATGPLLEVEGAVKRFGGLTAVNKVDFSLGRGEILALIGPNGAGKSTTFNLITGVLPLSAGAVRFAGRPIDRATPAEIAALGIARTFQHVKLVPEMSVIENVALGAHLRGRAGPIASLFRLDREEETRLLGEAARQLVRVGLAGEAWKPAGSLALGQQRIVEIARALALDPNLLLLDEPAAGLRHFEKVALADLLARLRAEGMSILLVEHDMGFVMGLVDRIVVLDFGTRIAEGRPEAVRRDPAVIEAYLGGAA, from the coding sequence ATGCGCCCGCCCCCCCTTGCCCTGTTCGTCGCCGCCCTCAGCGTCTTTCTCCTGACAGCGCCGCCGTTCTGGCAGACACTCGCGGGCAATGTCGGGCTGGCCGCGCTCGTCGCCATGGGGCTCGTTCTGCTGACGGGCGTCGGCGGGATGACGAGCTTCGGGCAGGCCGCCTTCATGGGCTTCGGGGCCTATACGACCGCGATCCTGACGACCCGTTACGGCCTGTCGCCCTGGGCTACCCTGCCGCTCTCCCTCGCCGTCACCGGCGTCGCCGCGCTGGTCCTCGGCGGCCTCACCGTCCGGCTCGCGGGCCACTACCTGCCGCTCGGCACACTCGCGTGGGGGCTCGCCCTCTACTATCTCTTCGGCAAGATCGACCTGCTCGGCCGCCACGACGGCATCGTCGGCATCCCCCCGCTCTCCCTCGGATCGCTGTCGCTGACGGATCCGGCCGCAACCGGCGCCGTGACCTGGACGGCGGTGCTGCTGGCGGCCGTGGCCACGACGAACCTGCTCGACAGCCGGGTCGGCCGGGCGATCCGCGCGCTGCGAGGCGGTGACATGGCGCAGAGCTTCGGCGTGCATCGGCCGCGGACGAAGCTCCTCGTCTTCGTCTACGCCGCCATGCTCGCCGGCCTCGCCGGCTGGCTCTACGCCCATGTTCAGCGGACCGTGAACCCGACCCCGTTCGGCGCGCTGGCCAGCATGGAATACCTGTTCATGGCGGTGGTCGGCGGCGCCGGCCGCGTCTGGGGCGCCGTCGTCGGCGCAGCGGCGGTCCTGATCCTGAAGGACGCGCTGCAGCGGGTCACGCCGGCCCTGTTCGGCCGGGACCTGCAGCTCGAGGCGGTCGTCTTCGGCGTCGTCGTGGTGGGCATGCTGCAAGTGGCCCGCGACGGGATCTGGCCGCGCCTCGCCGCCCTGTGGCCGTCGCCGCCTCCGCCGCCGGTCCGGCCGGCGGACCTCGCGCCCGTGCGGAGGCCGGCGCCGAACGCCACCGGCCCCCTGCTCGAGGTCGAGGGCGCGGTGAAGCGGTTCGGCGGCTTGACTGCGGTCAACAAGGTCGACTTCTCGCTCGGTCGCGGTGAGATCCTGGCACTGATCGGCCCCAACGGTGCCGGCAAGTCCACGACCTTCAACCTGATCACCGGCGTTCTCCCGCTCTCGGCCGGCGCGGTCCGGTTCGCCGGGCGCCCGATCGACAGGGCGACGCCCGCCGAGATCGCGGCGCTCGGCATCGCCCGGACCTTCCAGCACGTGAAACTCGTCCCCGAGATGAGCGTGATCGAGAACGTCGCGCTCGGGGCCCATCTGAGGGGCCGCGCGGGTCCGATCGCGAGCCTCTTCAGGCTCGATCGGGAGGAGGAAACCCGCCTCCTCGGCGAAGCGGCTCGTCAACTCGTGCGCGTCGGGCTCGCCGGCGAGGCCTGGAAGCCGGCCGGCAGCCTCGCGCTCGGCCAGCAGCGCATCGTCGAGATCGCCCGCGCCCTCGCGCTCGACCCGAACCTGCTCCTGCTCGACGAGCCGGCCGCGGGCTTGCGCCACTTCGAGAAGGTCGCACTCGCCGATCTCCTCGCCCGGCTCCGGGCCGAGGGCATGAGCATCCTCCTGGTCGAACACGACATGGGCTTCGTCATGGGCCTGGTCGACCGCATCGTCGTCCTCGATTTCGGCACCCGCATCGCCGAGGGCCGGCCCGAGGCGGTGCGCCGCGACCCGGCCGTGATCGAGGCCTATCTCGGGGGGGCCGCGTGA
- a CDS encoding ABC transporter ATP-binding protein, with amino-acid sequence MTAPLLEVEDLAVSYGRVPAVTDVSLRLLPGEIVTVIGANGAGKSTLLNAVMGMLPARGTVRLDGEAVSRMPVEERVRRGLSLVPERRELFSSMSVLDNLALGGFHASKHERTTRLEAVFTRFPRLKERRAQDAGTLSGGERQMLAMARALMAGPRVLMLDEPSLGLAPRIVAEILGIIGELRRSGVAILLVEQNARAALAAADRAHVMELGVFTLEGPAARLAGDERVASVYLGL; translated from the coding sequence GTGACGGCGCCCCTGCTCGAGGTGGAGGACCTCGCGGTCTCGTACGGCCGCGTCCCGGCCGTGACGGACGTCTCGCTACGGCTGTTGCCGGGCGAGATCGTGACGGTGATCGGGGCGAACGGCGCGGGGAAGTCCACGCTGCTCAACGCCGTGATGGGCATGCTTCCGGCGAGGGGCACCGTCCGCCTGGACGGCGAGGCGGTGTCCCGGATGCCGGTCGAGGAGCGCGTGCGGCGCGGCCTGTCGCTCGTCCCCGAGCGGCGTGAACTCTTCTCCAGCATGAGCGTTCTCGACAACCTCGCGCTCGGCGGGTTCCATGCATCGAAGCACGAGAGGACGACGCGGCTCGAGGCGGTCTTCACCCGCTTCCCCCGCCTGAAGGAGCGGCGCGCCCAGGACGCCGGCACCCTCTCGGGCGGAGAGCGGCAGATGCTCGCCATGGCGCGCGCGCTCATGGCCGGTCCCCGCGTTCTCATGCTGGACGAGCCGAGCCTCGGCCTCGCGCCCCGCATCGTCGCCGAGATCTTAGGCATCATCGGGGAACTCCGGCGGAGCGGCGTCGCGATCCTCCTCGTCGAGCAGAACGCGCGCGCGGCGCTGGCCGCGGCCGACCGGGCCCACGTGATGGAGCTCGGTGTCTTCACGCTCGAAGGCCCCGCCGCCCGTCTAGCCGGCGACGAGCGGGTGGCGAGCGTCTATCTCGGACTGTGA
- a CDS encoding ABC transporter substrate-binding protein translates to MTKTWTNRLLACAAVAWAGFGALGHAAAQELRIGVTISTTGPAAALGIPQKNSLALWPAEIGGVPIKVIQLDDAGDPTTATTNARRLITEDKVDVILGSSTTPPTIAVSNVAFENQVVHFGLGPMAFQPGREKWSVIMPQPVPLMARSLFEHMKANNVTTVGMIGFADSWGDLWAGVFKSIAEPMGLKLVADERYARADTSVAGQALKLVAARPDAILVAASGTGAALPQVALRERGYQGPIYQTHGAVTKDFIRIAGKAAEGVIMASGPVMAPELQPDSALTKKPGQAYVDAYEAKYGKDTRTQFGAHVFDALTILQRTVPVALKTAKPGTPEFREALRAALDSEKEIAASQGVFNFTPTDRYGLDARAKILLTVKDGGFLLIK, encoded by the coding sequence ATGACGAAGACTTGGACCAACCGCCTCCTGGCCTGCGCCGCCGTCGCGTGGGCCGGTTTCGGCGCCTTGGGGCACGCGGCGGCCCAGGAGCTCCGGATCGGCGTGACCATCTCCACGACCGGCCCGGCCGCGGCGCTCGGCATTCCGCAGAAGAACTCGCTGGCGCTCTGGCCCGCCGAGATCGGCGGCGTGCCGATCAAGGTCATCCAGCTCGACGATGCCGGAGACCCGACCACCGCGACCACCAATGCCCGCCGGCTGATCACCGAGGACAAGGTGGACGTGATCCTCGGCTCGTCGACGACGCCGCCCACAATCGCCGTCTCCAACGTCGCCTTCGAGAACCAGGTGGTGCATTTCGGGCTCGGGCCGATGGCGTTCCAGCCGGGCCGGGAGAAATGGTCCGTCATCATGCCCCAGCCGGTGCCGCTGATGGCGCGGTCGCTGTTCGAGCACATGAAGGCCAACAACGTCACGACAGTCGGCATGATCGGCTTCGCAGACAGCTGGGGCGACCTTTGGGCCGGCGTCTTCAAGTCGATCGCCGAACCGATGGGCCTGAAGCTCGTCGCCGACGAGCGCTACGCCCGGGCGGACACGTCCGTCGCGGGACAGGCGCTCAAGCTCGTCGCCGCAAGGCCGGACGCGATCCTGGTCGCGGCCTCCGGGACCGGGGCGGCGTTGCCGCAGGTGGCGTTGCGCGAGCGCGGCTACCAGGGGCCGATCTACCAGACCCACGGGGCCGTCACGAAGGACTTCATCCGCATCGCCGGCAAGGCGGCGGAAGGCGTGATCATGGCGTCCGGTCCGGTCATGGCGCCCGAACTGCAGCCCGACTCGGCGCTGACCAAGAAGCCGGGGCAGGCCTATGTCGACGCCTACGAGGCCAAGTACGGGAAGGACACCCGCACGCAGTTCGGCGCCCATGTCTTCGACGCGCTCACCATCCTTCAGCGGACGGTCCCGGTCGCGCTGAAGACGGCGAAGCCGGGGACGCCCGAGTTCCGCGAGGCGCTCCGGGCTGCGCTGGACAGCGAGAAGGAGATCGCCGCCAGCCAGGGCGTCTTCAACTTCACGCCGACCGACCGCTACGGCCTCGACGCGCGGGCGAAGATCCTGCTCACGGTGAAGGACGGCGGCTTCCTGCTCATCAAGTGA
- a CDS encoding SDR family NAD(P)-dependent oxidoreductase has protein sequence MEIAGRVAIVTGGGSGLGAATAEYLAARGARVAVFDIAAAAAQATATRIGGIAITGDVSDGPGMEAAVAEVGERLGPPRILAHCAGIGTAARVVGRDGPMPLEAFERVVRVNLVGTFNMIRLVGAAMAAAEPLDGGERGVIVTTASVAAFEGQIGQAAYAASKAGIAAMTLPVAREFARFGVRVVGIAPGLFATPLLGELPEEARRSIAASIPFPSRLGAPEEFAALVAHAIENRFLNGEVIRLDGAMRLSAK, from the coding sequence ATGGAGATCGCGGGCCGGGTGGCGATCGTGACGGGCGGCGGCTCGGGGCTCGGCGCAGCGACGGCGGAGTACCTTGCCGCCCGCGGGGCCAGGGTGGCCGTCTTCGACATCGCCGCGGCGGCGGCGCAAGCGACCGCGACGCGGATCGGCGGGATCGCGATCACGGGCGACGTTTCGGACGGGCCCGGGATGGAGGCGGCGGTGGCCGAGGTCGGGGAGAGGCTCGGACCGCCGCGGATCCTCGCCCATTGCGCCGGCATCGGCACCGCGGCGCGTGTCGTCGGCCGAGACGGACCGATGCCGCTCGAGGCCTTCGAGCGGGTCGTCAGGGTCAATCTCGTCGGCACCTTCAACATGATCCGGCTCGTCGGGGCGGCGATGGCGGCGGCCGAGCCGCTGGACGGCGGCGAGCGCGGCGTGATCGTGACAACGGCCTCCGTCGCGGCCTTCGAGGGCCAGATCGGCCAGGCGGCCTATGCGGCGTCCAAGGCCGGCATCGCGGCGATGACGCTGCCGGTCGCCCGCGAGTTCGCCCGCTTCGGCGTGCGGGTCGTCGGCATCGCGCCGGGGCTCTTCGCAACGCCGCTCCTCGGCGAATTGCCAGAGGAGGCGCGCCGGTCGATCGCCGCCTCGATCCCGTTCCCGAGCCGCCTCGGCGCGCCCGAGGAATTCGCCGCGCTCGTCGCCCATGCGATCGAGAATCGATTCCTCAACGGCGAGGTGATCCGCCTGGATGGGGCCATGCGGCTCTCCGCGAAATAG
- a CDS encoding acyl-CoA dehydrogenase family protein, whose amino-acid sequence MTWRAPVDDILFAMAAAGAAVDDLAADELRTVVEAAARFAEERIAPLDLAGDRIGARFENGLVATPPGWGEAYRDWCAAGWNAVSLPEDWGGAGLPVAVGTATMEILTGASMAFGTLPVLTHGAVSALAHQADPALRERWLPPLVAGRFTGAMDLTEPQAGSDLSLVRTRAEPDGDGLFRVTGAKCFITFGEHDMADNIVHLVLARLPDASPGTRGLSLLLVPKYLPDADGRMVLPNAVACTGLEHKLGIRGSPTCSMAFDQATGWLVGEPHRGLAAMFTMMNEARLATGLQGVAVGERAMQAARAYAGERRQGRLPSGGPAVIADHPDVRRMLGRGTALISAARLLCYRAAAAIDRADRGAPAERGTAAVEADLLTPVVKAWCSDAGVEAASLAIQVHGGAGYLEATGVARHWRDARIAPIYEGTNGIQAIDLATRKLGRDGGVAMLALAGELRRDTDAPVLGAPASAAIRRSLDLLAEATEAMVAAGEAHRLQAAMPYLRLAGTALAGGLMATAAHLASGLDGPAAAARRVALARIFADEVSAEAPAHAAAVLAPAAGPGDFAAVLG is encoded by the coding sequence ATGACCTGGCGGGCACCGGTCGACGACATCCTCTTCGCCATGGCGGCCGCCGGCGCCGCGGTGGACGACCTTGCGGCGGACGAGCTTCGGACCGTGGTGGAGGCGGCGGCCCGCTTCGCCGAAGAGCGGATCGCGCCGCTCGACCTCGCCGGCGACCGCATCGGCGCGCGCTTCGAGAACGGCCTCGTCGCGACGCCGCCCGGCTGGGGCGAGGCCTACCGCGACTGGTGCGCGGCGGGGTGGAACGCCGTCTCCCTGCCGGAGGACTGGGGCGGCGCGGGCCTTCCCGTGGCGGTCGGCACCGCGACCATGGAGATCCTGACCGGCGCGTCCATGGCCTTCGGAACCCTGCCGGTCCTCACCCACGGCGCCGTTTCGGCCCTCGCACACCAAGCGGACCCGGCGCTCCGGGAGCGCTGGCTGCCGCCGCTGGTCGCCGGCCGCTTCACCGGCGCCATGGACCTGACCGAGCCGCAAGCCGGCTCGGACCTGTCGCTCGTCCGCACGCGCGCCGAGCCGGACGGCGACGGACTGTTCCGGGTCACCGGGGCCAAGTGCTTCATCACCTTCGGCGAGCACGACATGGCGGACAACATCGTCCACCTCGTGCTCGCCCGCTTGCCCGACGCGTCCCCGGGGACCCGGGGCCTGTCGCTGCTGCTGGTCCCCAAATATCTGCCCGACGCCGACGGCCGGATGGTCCTGCCCAACGCGGTCGCCTGCACGGGGCTGGAGCACAAGCTCGGGATCCGCGGCAGCCCGACCTGCAGCATGGCCTTCGACCAGGCGACCGGCTGGCTGGTCGGCGAGCCGCATCGGGGACTCGCCGCCATGTTCACCATGATGAACGAGGCCCGCCTGGCGACCGGGCTGCAGGGCGTCGCGGTCGGCGAGCGAGCCATGCAGGCGGCGCGCGCCTATGCCGGCGAGCGCCGGCAGGGACGGCTGCCGTCCGGTGGCCCGGCGGTGATCGCCGACCACCCCGACGTCCGCCGCATGCTCGGCCGCGGCACGGCGCTGATCTCCGCCGCCCGGCTCCTCTGCTACCGTGCCGCCGCGGCCATCGATCGCGCCGACCGTGGCGCGCCGGCAGAGCGCGGCACGGCGGCCGTGGAAGCCGACCTCCTGACCCCGGTGGTCAAGGCCTGGTGCTCGGACGCCGGAGTCGAGGCGGCGTCGCTCGCCATCCAGGTCCATGGCGGGGCGGGCTATCTCGAGGCGACGGGGGTCGCCCGGCACTGGCGCGACGCGCGGATCGCGCCGATCTACGAGGGCACGAACGGCATCCAGGCGATCGATCTCGCCACGCGCAAGCTCGGCCGCGACGGTGGTGTGGCGATGCTGGCCCTGGCCGGCGAGCTCCGCCGGGACACGGACGCGCCCGTGCTCGGGGCGCCCGCGTCGGCTGCGATCCGCCGCTCGCTCGACCTCCTCGCGGAGGCGACCGAGGCGATGGTGGCCGCCGGAGAGGCGCACCGCCTTCAGGCCGCCATGCCCTACCTGAGGCTCGCCGGGACGGCGCTCGCCGGCGGCCTGATGGCCACGGCGGCGCACCTCGCGAGCGGCCTCGACGGCCCGGCCGCCGCCGCCCGGCGGGTCGCGCTCGCGCGGATCTTCGCCGACGAGGTTTCGGCTGAGGCACCGGCCCACGCGGCCGCCGTCCTCGCGCCGGCCGCCGGCCCGGGCGACTTCGCGGCCGTCCTCGGCTGA
- a CDS encoding branched-chain amino acid ABC transporter permease, producing the protein MDSTIVLFLLQDGLTSGAIYALLGFALVLVFTVTRIIFIPQGEFVAYGALTYAVLRSGGIPGTVWLLMVFGAAALLAALWGGRATLTPRRALSETVATFGPPLAVAAIVLASQGVPRPAVADVVLTVLIVAPLGPYLYRVAFEPLADASILTLFIAAVAVHIAMTALGLAFFGAEGLRAPPLSEASFALGPLLVTGQSLAVGAVALVLSLALWVFFGFTLMGKALRATAVNRVGARLVGIGTGRAGRFAFALAATVGAVSGILVVPVTTIYYDTGFLIGLKGFVAAIVGGLASYPLAGAAALAVGVLEAFAAFEASAYKEVIVFGLVIPVLLFRSFGAADSDEGH; encoded by the coding sequence GTGGACTCGACGATCGTGCTCTTCCTGCTGCAGGACGGACTGACGAGCGGCGCCATCTACGCGCTGCTCGGCTTCGCGCTGGTCCTGGTCTTCACGGTGACGCGGATCATCTTCATCCCGCAAGGCGAGTTCGTCGCCTATGGGGCGCTGACCTACGCGGTGCTGAGGTCGGGCGGCATTCCGGGCACAGTCTGGCTGCTAATGGTGTTCGGAGCGGCCGCGCTCCTGGCCGCGCTGTGGGGCGGGCGGGCGACGCTCACCCCGAGGCGCGCGCTGTCCGAGACTGTGGCGACGTTCGGACCTCCGCTCGCGGTGGCGGCGATCGTCCTCGCCTCGCAAGGCGTGCCGCGGCCGGCCGTCGCCGATGTCGTGCTGACCGTCCTCATCGTCGCGCCGCTCGGTCCCTATCTCTACCGTGTCGCCTTCGAGCCCCTGGCGGATGCCTCCATCCTGACCCTGTTCATCGCCGCAGTCGCGGTCCACATCGCCATGACGGCGCTCGGCCTCGCCTTCTTCGGCGCGGAGGGGCTGCGCGCGCCGCCCCTTTCTGAGGCGAGCTTCGCCCTAGGGCCGCTCCTCGTCACCGGCCAGAGCCTCGCCGTGGGGGCGGTCGCGCTCGTCCTGTCGCTCGCGCTGTGGGTGTTCTTCGGCTTCACGCTGATGGGCAAGGCCCTGCGGGCGACGGCGGTGAACCGCGTCGGCGCCAGGCTCGTCGGCATCGGCACGGGACGCGCCGGGCGCTTCGCCTTCGCGCTGGCCGCGACGGTCGGTGCCGTGTCCGGCATCCTCGTGGTGCCGGTGACCACGATCTACTACGACACCGGCTTCCTCATCGGCCTCAAGGGTTTCGTCGCCGCCATCGTGGGCGGGCTGGCGAGCTACCCGCTCGCCGGCGCCGCCGCGCTCGCCGTCGGCGTCCTGGAGGCCTTCGCGGCGTTCGAAGCCTCGGCCTACAAGGAGGTGATCGTCTTCGGCCTCGTCATTCCGGTCCTGCTGTTCCGGTCGTTCGGTGCGGCCGACTCCGACGAGGGACATTGA
- a CDS encoding amidohydrolase family protein: MVDFAKVRAIDFHTHAEEPCGCHADDGYDELQTTMARYFGASWAHPPTVPETAAHYRALNIAAVIFPVDAERETGYRRYRNEEVAELCAENSDILIPFASIDPHKGKMGAREARILVRDHGVQGFKFHPTMQGFYPNDRLAWPLYEAIQESGKTALFHTGQTGVGAGMRGGNAMRLKYSNPMYIDDVAVDFPDMPIVLAHPSFPWQEEALAVATHKPNVYIDLSGWSPKYFPEILVRYANTILKKKMLFGSDWPMIAPERWLDAFDKAPFRDEVRPLILKENAMRLLGVAAN; this comes from the coding sequence ATGGTCGACTTCGCCAAGGTCCGCGCGATCGACTTCCACACTCACGCCGAGGAGCCCTGCGGCTGCCATGCCGACGACGGCTACGACGAGCTGCAGACGACCATGGCGCGCTACTTCGGCGCGTCCTGGGCGCATCCGCCGACCGTGCCGGAGACGGCCGCACACTACCGGGCCCTGAACATCGCGGCTGTCATCTTCCCCGTCGACGCCGAGCGCGAGACCGGATATCGGCGCTACCGCAACGAGGAGGTCGCCGAACTCTGCGCGGAAAATTCCGACATTCTCATCCCCTTCGCGTCGATCGACCCGCACAAGGGCAAGATGGGTGCTCGCGAGGCGCGGATTCTCGTCCGCGATCACGGCGTGCAGGGCTTCAAGTTCCACCCGACCATGCAGGGCTTCTACCCGAACGACCGTCTGGCCTGGCCGCTCTACGAAGCGATCCAGGAGAGCGGCAAGACGGCCCTGTTCCACACCGGCCAGACCGGGGTCGGCGCCGGCATGCGCGGCGGCAACGCGATGCGGCTGAAGTACTCGAACCCGATGTACATCGACGACGTGGCGGTCGACTTCCCCGACATGCCGATCGTGCTCGCCCACCCCTCCTTCCCGTGGCAAGAGGAAGCTCTTGCGGTGGCGACCCACAAGCCCAACGTCTACATCGACCTGTCCGGCTGGTCGCCGAAGTACTTTCCCGAGATCCTCGTGCGGTATGCCAACACCATCCTCAAGAAGAAGATGCTGTTCGGCTCGGATTGGCCGATGATCGCGCCGGAGCGCTGGCTCGACGCCTTCGACAAGGCTCCGTTCCGGGACGAGGTGCGCCCGCTGATCCTCAAGGAGAACGCGATGCGCCTGCTCGGCGTCGCGGCAAACTGA
- a CDS encoding feruloyl-CoA synthase, producing the protein MRASSTEAGRPGLLGRLDPLSERRTDGTTLVRAAQALPPYRARLIDHLHEWAERAPDRTFLAERRADRSWRRLTYAEASEQVVAVAGGLLALGLSEDRPIAILGGNDIEHALLALAAMEVGIPYCPVSPAYSLVSKDFGKLRDAFALLTPGLVFVPDGAAFAAAIEAVGSAGVVRVATRRGEAIGAVPFEALADGTATARSAVAGRRELVGPDTIAKFLLTSGSTGHPKAVVNTQRMLSANQTMLAQCFPFLSDEPPVFVDWLPWNHTFGSNHNFGMTLVHGGSLFIDAGKPMPGAIAETVANLREIAPTAYFNVPKGYEALLPHLRADEALRATFFSRLRMLFYAGAGLSQAVWDAYQDLAVAATGARIPFVTGLGATETAPSALMNLRDVDGPGNMGHPMVGVVMKLVPAAGKLEVRIKADCVTPGYWRSPELTAAAFDEEGYYRLGDAVRYASPGDADGGFLFDGRISEDFKLATGTWVSVGPLRAAFLAAFHPLARDVVIAGHDRDDIAVLVFPDLDACRAVADGSADPVGHPAVRAVFAERLVRFAEAATGSSTRVERLALLAEPPSIDRGEITDKGSINQRAVLAARGGLVADLYADPPPAHVISARATVAP; encoded by the coding sequence ATGCGCGCTTCATCGACGGAAGCGGGCCGCCCGGGCCTGCTCGGACGCCTCGACCCGCTTTCGGAGCGGCGGACGGACGGGACGACCCTGGTCCGCGCCGCGCAGGCCCTGCCGCCCTATCGCGCGCGCCTCATCGACCACCTGCACGAATGGGCCGAGCGCGCGCCGGACCGGACCTTCCTGGCGGAGCGGCGCGCCGACCGCTCCTGGCGGCGGCTCACCTATGCCGAGGCTTCGGAGCAGGTGGTCGCCGTCGCGGGCGGGCTCCTCGCCCTCGGCCTGTCCGAAGACAGGCCGATCGCCATTCTCGGCGGCAACGACATCGAGCACGCGCTGCTGGCGCTCGCCGCCATGGAGGTGGGCATCCCCTACTGCCCGGTCTCGCCGGCCTATTCGCTCGTCTCGAAGGACTTCGGCAAGCTCCGCGACGCCTTCGCGCTGCTGACGCCGGGGCTCGTCTTCGTTCCGGACGGGGCGGCCTTCGCGGCGGCCATCGAGGCGGTCGGGAGTGCCGGCGTGGTGCGGGTCGCGACGCGGCGCGGAGAGGCGATCGGGGCGGTTCCGTTCGAGGCCCTCGCGGACGGGACGGCCACCGCCCGATCCGCGGTTGCGGGCCGGCGGGAGCTGGTCGGTCCGGACACGATCGCGAAGTTCCTGCTCACCTCGGGGTCCACGGGCCATCCCAAGGCGGTCGTCAACACGCAGCGGATGCTGTCGGCCAACCAGACCATGCTGGCGCAGTGCTTCCCGTTCCTGTCCGACGAACCGCCTGTCTTCGTGGATTGGCTGCCCTGGAACCACACCTTCGGGTCCAACCACAATTTCGGGATGACCCTGGTCCACGGCGGGTCGCTCTTCATCGACGCCGGCAAGCCGATGCCCGGCGCGATCGCCGAGACCGTCGCCAACCTGCGGGAGATCGCGCCGACCGCCTATTTCAACGTGCCGAAGGGGTACGAGGCGCTGCTGCCCCATCTGCGCGCCGACGAGGCGCTCCGCGCCACGTTCTTCAGCCGGCTCCGCATGCTGTTCTATGCCGGTGCGGGCCTGTCCCAGGCCGTCTGGGACGCCTACCAGGACCTCGCTGTTGCGGCGACCGGCGCCAGGATCCCCTTCGTGACCGGCCTCGGCGCCACCGAGACGGCCCCCTCCGCGCTCATGAACCTGCGCGACGTCGACGGCCCGGGCAACATGGGCCACCCGATGGTCGGCGTCGTCATGAAGCTGGTGCCTGCGGCGGGAAAGCTCGAAGTCCGCATCAAGGCGGACTGCGTGACGCCCGGCTACTGGCGAAGCCCCGAGCTCACGGCGGCGGCTTTCGACGAGGAGGGCTACTACCGGCTCGGCGATGCGGTGCGCTACGCGAGTCCCGGCGACGCGGACGGGGGATTCCTGTTCGACGGGCGCATTTCCGAGGACTTCAAGCTCGCCACCGGGACCTGGGTCAGCGTCGGTCCGCTCCGCGCGGCGTTCCTGGCCGCCTTCCACCCGCTCGCCAGGGACGTGGTGATCGCGGGGCACGATCGAGACGACATCGCCGTCCTGGTCTTTCCCGATCTCGACGCCTGCCGGGCGGTCGCGGACGGGTCCGCCGACCCGGTAGGTCATCCGGCGGTCCGGGCCGTCTTCGCGGAGCGGCTCGTCCGCTTCGCTGAAGCCGCGACCGGCTCGTCGACCCGTGTCGAACGGCTGGCGCTGCTCGCCGAGCCGCCGTCGATCGACCGCGGCGAGATCACCGACAAGGGCTCGATCAACCAGCGCGCGGTGCTCGCCGCGCGCGGGGGGCTGGTCGCGGACCTCTATGCCGATCCGCCGCCGGCCCATGTGATCTCGGCGCGCGCGACGGTGGCCCCATGA
- a CDS encoding MarR family winged helix-turn-helix transcriptional regulator: MSRARRALAPSPDTPVPPAVEADLRVDLGPLPNLVGYAMRRTQVAVFADFIATLSELGLRPAQFSALLLIDRNPGRKQSEIAEALGIQRPNFVAMMDEMDRRGLTRRLTSETDRRSYVLELTEAGRTLLERAVELVSEHEARITRDLSRDEVDLLLGLLARIAN, from the coding sequence ATGTCGCGCGCCCGCCGAGCCCTCGCCCCCTCCCCCGACACGCCCGTGCCGCCCGCCGTGGAGGCGGACCTGCGCGTCGACCTCGGCCCCCTCCCAAACCTCGTCGGCTATGCCATGCGCCGCACGCAGGTGGCGGTGTTCGCCGACTTCATCGCGACCCTCTCCGAATTGGGCCTGCGACCCGCCCAGTTCAGCGCGCTCCTGCTGATCGATCGCAATCCGGGCCGCAAGCAGTCGGAAATCGCGGAGGCGCTCGGCATCCAGCGGCCGAACTTCGTGGCCATGATGGACGAGATGGACCGGCGGGGCCTGACCCGCAGACTGACGTCCGAGACGGACCGGCGATCCTACGTGCTGGAGCTCACCGAGGCGGGCCGGACCCTGCTCGAGCGCGCCGTCGAGCTCGTCAGCGAGCACGAGGCGCGCATCACCCGGGACCTCTCGCGCGACGAGGTGGACCTGCTCCTGGGCCTCCTCGCCCGGATCGCAAACTGA